One genomic segment of Mycolicibacterium chubuense NBB4 includes these proteins:
- a CDS encoding SMP-30/gluconolactonase/LRE family protein, whose translation MTARYVAPSPTAADGWRLERVTAPSRLFGANGLRTGPDGRIYVAQVTGSQISALDLATGMVEAVSPKGGDIVAPDDVAFGDDGTLYATEVMDGRVSAREPTGRTRVLRDDLPCANGITVHQGRLFVGECRDGGRLMELPLDGGEPRILLDNLPSPNAMEVGPDGMLYFPLMTANEIWRIDPSGGEAQRVAGDLGVPDAVKFDADGFLVSTQVASGQVLRIDPRTGDKTVLAQLNPGLDNLTFVGERLFASNFTGEITEILSGGRTSTVLPGGLNWPLDLTVADGRLYVADGTYFYAAGTGGALETVGMLFSPGYPGFLRGVTAVGAGEFVVTTSGGQVARYRPESGETDYLATDFDQLYGVAVDAAGAIVFAELGTGRVHRLHNGDVETLVSGLREPIGVAFDPDGAPLVSESGAGRVVRIGARGADTVVDGLQRPQGILVRDGRLYIVDAAAKELVEVDLNTRGRTTIASGLPVGPPPGVEPKPLKGMPPFSGPQGPFAGITAHDGTLYVSADGDGSVLAVRRA comes from the coding sequence ATGACTGCCCGGTACGTCGCACCCAGCCCGACCGCCGCTGACGGTTGGCGGCTCGAGCGGGTGACCGCACCGAGCCGGCTGTTCGGCGCCAACGGTCTGCGGACCGGGCCTGACGGGCGCATCTACGTGGCGCAGGTGACCGGCAGCCAGATCAGCGCGCTGGACCTGGCCACCGGGATGGTGGAGGCGGTCAGCCCCAAGGGCGGCGACATCGTCGCCCCCGACGACGTCGCGTTCGGTGACGACGGCACGCTGTATGCGACGGAGGTTATGGACGGCCGGGTCAGTGCACGCGAGCCCACAGGCCGGACCCGCGTTCTGCGCGACGACCTGCCCTGCGCCAACGGCATCACGGTGCACCAGGGCCGGCTGTTCGTCGGCGAGTGCCGGGACGGTGGCCGGCTGATGGAGCTCCCGCTGGACGGCGGTGAACCGAGGATCCTCCTCGACAATCTCCCGTCGCCGAACGCGATGGAGGTCGGACCCGACGGAATGCTGTACTTCCCGCTGATGACGGCTAACGAGATCTGGCGCATCGATCCCTCCGGAGGCGAGGCGCAGCGCGTCGCCGGTGATCTCGGCGTGCCCGACGCGGTGAAGTTCGACGCCGACGGCTTCCTCGTCTCGACGCAGGTCGCCAGCGGACAGGTGTTGCGCATCGACCCTCGCACCGGCGACAAAACCGTACTGGCGCAATTGAATCCCGGTCTGGACAATCTGACGTTCGTCGGTGAGCGACTGTTCGCGTCGAACTTCACCGGCGAGATCACCGAGATCCTCTCCGGCGGGCGGACGTCGACGGTGTTGCCGGGTGGGCTCAACTGGCCGCTGGACCTCACCGTCGCCGACGGCCGCCTGTACGTGGCCGACGGCACCTACTTCTACGCCGCCGGCACCGGGGGTGCGCTGGAGACGGTCGGCATGCTGTTCTCCCCGGGTTACCCCGGCTTCCTGCGGGGCGTGACGGCTGTCGGGGCCGGCGAGTTCGTGGTGACGACCTCGGGTGGCCAGGTGGCGCGGTACCGGCCCGAGTCCGGCGAAACCGACTACCTGGCGACCGATTTCGATCAGCTCTACGGTGTCGCGGTGGACGCCGCCGGCGCGATCGTGTTCGCCGAACTCGGCACGGGCCGAGTGCACCGCCTCCACAACGGCGATGTCGAGACGCTGGTGTCCGGACTGCGGGAGCCGATCGGCGTCGCATTCGATCCGGACGGCGCGCCGCTGGTCTCCGAGTCCGGCGCGGGCCGCGTCGTCCGCATCGGGGCGCGTGGAGCGGACACCGTGGTGGACGGTCTGCAGAGGCCGCAGGGCATCCTGGTGCGAGACGGCCGGCTGTACATCGTGGACGCGGCGGCCAAGGAACTCGTCGAGGTCGACCTGAACACCCGGGGGCGCACCACGATCGCCTCCGGACTTCCCGTCGGTCCACCGCCGGGCGTGGAACCCAAACCGCTCAAGGGCATGCCGCCGTTCTCCGGGCCGCAGGGTCCCTTCGCCGGCATCACCGCCCACGACGGGACCCTGTACGTGTCCGCGGACGGAGACGGCAGCGTGCTGGCGGTCCGGCGGGCATGA
- a CDS encoding GntR family transcriptional regulator: MTTTAGDHRYLQVARALRKEIVDGVYPVGSQLPTEHELCERFAVSRYTIREALRRLRDDNLVASRPRAGTLVVPRPSTNSYAQDVMSIDDLLAFAQGARFAIETNAMTTVDDALAERTGLSPGTEWLAASGFRRVDDDTAPVCRTEYYINRNFAAVGRLLQRHSGPIFPLIEDLFGVSVSEVHQEISAVVLPPDLAQRLQVQAGTAALQMQRTYTTSDGEIAQVTVNTHPSARFRHAMTLRRVRE; the protein is encoded by the coding sequence ATGACCACCACGGCCGGGGACCACCGCTACCTGCAGGTCGCGCGTGCCCTGCGCAAGGAGATCGTCGACGGGGTGTACCCGGTGGGTTCGCAGCTGCCGACCGAACACGAACTGTGCGAGCGGTTCGCGGTCAGCCGCTACACGATCCGCGAAGCGCTGCGGCGGCTGCGCGACGACAACCTGGTGGCGTCCCGGCCCCGGGCGGGCACGCTCGTGGTACCGCGGCCGAGCACGAACTCCTACGCCCAGGACGTCATGTCGATCGACGACCTGCTCGCCTTCGCCCAGGGGGCACGCTTCGCGATCGAGACGAATGCGATGACCACCGTGGACGACGCGCTCGCCGAGCGCACGGGACTGTCGCCGGGCACCGAATGGCTCGCCGCCAGTGGATTTCGGCGGGTCGACGACGACACGGCGCCGGTGTGCCGCACCGAGTACTACATCAATCGCAACTTCGCCGCCGTCGGCCGGCTGCTGCAGCGCCATTCGGGTCCGATCTTCCCCCTCATCGAGGATCTGTTCGGGGTCAGCGTCAGCGAGGTGCACCAGGAGATCTCGGCGGTGGTGCTGCCGCCTGACCTCGCGCAACGCCTGCAGGTGCAGGCCGGTACCGCGGCGCTGCAGATGCAGCGCACGTATACGACCTCCGACGGCGAGATCGCGCAGGTGACGGTCAACACGCATCCCTCGGCGCGCTTCCGGCACGCGATGACGTTGCGGAGGGTGCGGGAATGA